The following proteins come from a genomic window of Saccharicrinis carchari:
- a CDS encoding lipid II:glycine glycyltransferase FemX, translated as MNNIHISIHPLNKIDEGEWISFLNKNSESTFFCTLDWWKTFEHAFILQLRNDEGILLGGVPFRILSVMPLAQKYFQSAWLDSSVLVHDGVEEGQKLKLKKKAIEFLLVYLKKMHVINMTISSKTRSYDAELFKEVFGESEKCATFIVDLNKNEEAIFRAFSKGRKSAVKKAEKMGVEVKILKGESGFALIPDYCFLENKLFANKRQSYSNIYFKSEGYLKTLLSSDNTYVAMAYYNDKPVAGSIIVAHQKSLYYYLGASDIELNRVTNASSLLMYENIKFGKEKGYQAFDMGGIPIKEPDMSDSLYGVYKFKKDFGGERQAYHCAGYTLHPGRYHFLWKLRKYESNRLAQRAYKMLKGSKGI; from the coding sequence GTGAACAACATACACATCAGCATCCACCCTTTAAATAAGATAGACGAGGGTGAGTGGATCAGTTTTTTAAACAAAAACTCGGAATCTACATTTTTTTGCACCCTCGATTGGTGGAAGACATTCGAACATGCATTTATATTGCAATTACGTAATGATGAGGGTATACTGCTGGGCGGAGTGCCATTTCGTATCTTATCGGTGATGCCCTTAGCACAAAAATATTTTCAAAGTGCCTGGCTCGATTCATCCGTATTGGTGCACGATGGGGTGGAAGAAGGGCAAAAGTTAAAGCTGAAAAAGAAGGCAATAGAATTTTTGCTGGTTTACCTGAAAAAAATGCATGTAATAAACATGACCATCTCTTCCAAAACCAGATCGTACGACGCTGAGCTGTTTAAAGAGGTATTCGGGGAGAGTGAAAAATGCGCCACATTTATCGTCGATCTAAATAAGAATGAGGAAGCTATTTTTAGAGCATTCTCGAAAGGCAGGAAAAGTGCAGTAAAAAAAGCGGAAAAAATGGGGGTTGAAGTAAAAATATTAAAAGGAGAATCCGGATTTGCGCTTATCCCGGATTACTGCTTCCTCGAAAATAAACTATTTGCAAACAAGCGGCAATCCTACTCTAATATTTATTTTAAATCAGAAGGGTATTTAAAAACATTATTGTCTTCGGATAATACCTATGTGGCCATGGCCTATTATAACGATAAGCCGGTGGCAGGTAGTATAATCGTAGCGCACCAAAAAAGCTTGTATTATTATTTGGGTGCTTCGGATATAGAATTAAACAGGGTAACCAATGCGTCCTCCCTCTTGATGTATGAGAACATAAAGTTTGGAAAAGAAAAGGGTTATCAAGCATTCGATATGGGGGGTATCCCGATTAAAGAGCCCGATATGTCGGACAGCCTGTACGGCGTATATAAGTTTAAAAAAGATTTTGGAGGCGAGCGTCAAGCGTATCATTGTGCGGGTTATACACTCCATCCGGGGCGTTATCATTTCCTATGGAAACTGAGGAAGTACGAATCGAACCGGCTGGCACAAAGGGCTTATAAGATGTTAAAAGGCAGTAAGGGAATCTAA
- a CDS encoding ketoacyl-ACP synthase III gives MGLFKFTNIGISGISAAVPKNVIDNYEYDVVFPKEELKEVVDKIGVKERRFADKDTCASDLCYAAAQNLLEDMKVSREEIDLLLFISQTPDYRMPATSIILQHKLGLSRSAIAFDISLGCSAFLYGLSVAYSMISSGAVRKALVLDGETRSKVYSAKDRKTAFLFGDAGVAALIEKDEKFGTSWFSLNSDGERESLIKIPAGGYRNMTSAETLKEKVVDEYGNMRSDEQGYMNGADVFNFVLREVPKDFKRLVEYAGVDISTVDHFVFHQANKYINGLVARKLKLPADKIPSTIEQYGNTSSVSIPLTIVSKLKNKLNQPTRLLLCGFGVGLSWGTTIINVEDCYVGDVLEV, from the coding sequence ATGGGACTGTTTAAATTTACCAACATAGGCATTTCGGGCATATCCGCAGCGGTACCTAAAAATGTGATAGATAATTACGAATACGATGTGGTTTTTCCGAAGGAGGAACTGAAAGAGGTGGTGGACAAGATAGGAGTAAAGGAACGTCGGTTTGCCGACAAGGATACCTGTGCTTCTGATTTATGCTATGCGGCTGCTCAGAATCTTCTTGAGGATATGAAGGTAAGTCGGGAAGAAATAGACCTGCTGCTTTTTATATCGCAAACACCCGATTACCGGATGCCGGCCACGTCCATTATTCTTCAGCACAAATTAGGCTTATCCAGATCTGCTATTGCCTTTGATATAAGCTTGGGCTGCTCGGCTTTTTTGTACGGACTCTCTGTGGCTTATTCCATGATCAGTTCGGGAGCGGTACGAAAAGCGCTGGTGCTGGATGGAGAAACCAGATCTAAGGTGTATTCGGCAAAAGATCGTAAAACAGCCTTTTTGTTTGGTGATGCCGGAGTAGCCGCATTAATTGAAAAAGACGAGAAGTTCGGTACAAGCTGGTTCTCACTGAATTCTGACGGGGAAAGGGAATCGCTCATTAAGATTCCGGCCGGGGGATATCGCAACATGACAAGCGCAGAAACACTCAAGGAAAAGGTGGTGGACGAATATGGAAATATGCGATCGGATGAACAGGGTTACATGAACGGTGCCGACGTATTCAACTTTGTGCTGCGCGAAGTGCCCAAGGATTTTAAGCGGCTTGTAGAATACGCCGGTGTAGATATTTCGACAGTAGATCATTTTGTGTTTCATCAGGCCAATAAATACATCAACGGACTGGTGGCCAGAAAGCTAAAGTTGCCTGCCGACAAAATACCTTCTACCATTGAGCAGTATGGTAACACTTCCTCTGTATCTATTCCATTGACCATCGTGTCGAAGTTAAAAAACAAGCTAAACCAACCTACGCGATTGCTCCTTTGCGGTTTTGGTGTAGGGTTGTCCTGGGGAACAACCATCATTAATGTGGAGGATTGTTATGTGGGCGATGTGTTGGAAGTATAA
- a CDS encoding polysaccharide deacetylase family protein has protein sequence MNKTKLIFKTGIHKLFKPFYGGMGHAVMLHRVYNEDERLITRGLQVKQDYIENVINYFITKDIDIVSLDEFYERITSKNKTKRFVTFTFDDGYLDNLTHALPVFEKFNAPFSVFVCTGYVDKTAFLWWYLLEEIMLKQDHIQFSFRNKDFVFKTKTNEEKRIAFAKIKTMILECNNLKDYNMLMEHILKNSGLKHYDLNDKLIMTQTQTKKLGDHPLVTLGAHTLHHLALRKLSEEEVYTEIKGSVERLKEITGKPVEYFAYPYGTSIEAGRREFSIAEKCGLKMAFTTEKKNISRKQSNNLFSIPRVGINPRMELTHLDLYMNGFSVAADTIRNLTY, from the coding sequence ATGAATAAAACAAAACTCATATTTAAAACGGGAATACATAAACTATTCAAGCCATTTTATGGAGGTATGGGTCATGCTGTGATGCTGCATAGAGTTTACAACGAAGATGAGAGATTAATCACCAGGGGTTTGCAAGTAAAGCAAGATTATATCGAAAACGTAATTAATTATTTTATTACTAAAGATATCGATATCGTATCATTAGACGAGTTTTACGAAAGGATTACATCGAAAAATAAAACCAAACGATTTGTTACTTTTACCTTCGACGACGGTTACTTAGATAATCTCACGCACGCCCTACCGGTATTTGAAAAGTTCAATGCTCCATTTTCCGTTTTTGTATGCACGGGTTATGTCGATAAAACAGCTTTTTTATGGTGGTATCTGCTTGAGGAGATAATGCTGAAACAGGATCATATTCAATTCAGCTTCCGGAATAAGGATTTTGTGTTTAAAACCAAAACCAACGAAGAAAAAAGGATAGCTTTTGCTAAAATAAAAACCATGATTTTGGAGTGTAATAATTTGAAGGATTATAACATGTTGATGGAGCATATTTTGAAAAATTCGGGATTGAAGCACTATGACCTCAACGATAAACTAATAATGACTCAAACACAAACCAAAAAATTAGGTGACCACCCTCTTGTAACGCTGGGCGCGCATACACTTCATCATTTGGCCTTGCGTAAACTGAGCGAAGAGGAGGTGTACACGGAAATTAAGGGTTCGGTTGAAAGGTTAAAGGAGATAACGGGTAAGCCTGTTGAGTATTTTGCATATCCCTATGGCACTTCCATAGAAGCGGGCAGGCGGGAATTTAGTATAGCCGAAAAATGTGGTTTAAAAATGGCTTTTACAACCGAGAAAAAAAATATCTCACGTAAGCAATCCAACAATCTTTTTTCCATTCCCAGGGTAGGTATCAACCCCAGGATGGAGCTGACCCACCTCGACCTCTATATGAACGGTTTTAGTGTGGCCGCCGATACAATTAGAAACCTAACTTATTAG
- a CDS encoding lipid II:glycine glycyltransferase FemX: protein MKEGIPVKQNTILKRKIVVTDKLKITVHPITAIDQKEWNHFLNNTSESTFFCTTDWWNTFKGSFLLQIRDAEGKLVGGVPFRTLTVLPIVGKYFKFAWLDSSVLVHREKEEKEKVSIKKKVFLFLADYLKHKGAIVMFVSTKTRSFDKELYQELFHGFEKCATFMNDLTPDEDQMYKSFAKGKRYAIRRGRKSEVNIEIYKGRSGLSKIEDYCQLQNKLFEHKSDSYSDIYFKTQQHLKSILSSENAYIGMAYHKGQPAAGIVNVSHKNVMFGYLGASDNELNRATDASTLLEFEMMKYAKQQGFAQYDFGGTPVEDPEKSDPLYGVHMYKKGYNGEHQQFDCTTFVLRSHRYRFVWWLRKFETNPMVQKIYKTLKNYSR, encoded by the coding sequence ATGAAAGAAGGGATACCCGTAAAGCAAAACACAATATTAAAGAGGAAGATAGTAGTTACGGATAAACTAAAAATAACTGTGCATCCAATTACTGCGATAGATCAAAAGGAGTGGAATCATTTTTTAAATAACACATCAGAATCTACTTTTTTTTGTACAACGGATTGGTGGAATACTTTCAAAGGATCTTTTCTATTGCAAATACGTGATGCAGAGGGCAAATTGGTGGGGGGAGTGCCTTTTCGAACTTTAACAGTGCTACCCATTGTAGGTAAATATTTTAAGTTTGCCTGGTTAGATTCGTCGGTATTGGTGCATCGGGAAAAAGAAGAAAAAGAAAAGGTAAGCATAAAAAAAAAGGTGTTTCTATTTTTAGCGGATTATCTGAAGCACAAGGGGGCTATCGTTATGTTTGTTTCCACCAAAACCCGTTCCTTCGATAAAGAGCTTTACCAAGAATTGTTTCATGGATTTGAAAAATGTGCCACATTTATGAACGACCTCACCCCCGACGAAGATCAAATGTATAAATCGTTTGCTAAGGGAAAAAGATATGCCATCCGTAGAGGGCGTAAATCGGAGGTCAATATCGAAATTTACAAGGGTAGATCAGGGCTTTCTAAGATAGAGGATTATTGCCAGTTACAAAACAAATTGTTTGAGCACAAAAGCGATTCGTATTCCGACATTTATTTTAAAACCCAACAACATCTTAAATCTATCTTGTCATCCGAAAATGCATATATTGGCATGGCTTACCATAAGGGTCAGCCGGCAGCCGGAATTGTTAATGTGAGTCATAAAAATGTGATGTTTGGATATTTGGGAGCATCTGACAACGAGTTAAACAGAGCAACTGATGCCTCTACCCTTCTGGAGTTTGAGATGATGAAGTATGCAAAACAACAAGGTTTTGCCCAATACGATTTTGGAGGTACGCCCGTTGAAGATCCAGAAAAATCGGATCCGCTGTACGGAGTGCATATGTACAAAAAAGGGTATAACGGAGAGCATCAACAGTTCGATTGCACTACTTTTGTTCTCCGCAGTCACAGGTATCGTTTTGTTTGGTGGCTCCGTAAGTTTGAAACCAATCCAATGGTTCAAAAGATTTATAAAACGCTTAAAAATTATAGTAGATAA
- a CDS encoding sugar transferase: MYKLIFKPLIDFFLALIAAILLIPVFIAVGIAIKLESKGPAVFKQARLGKNGKIFTVYKFRSMVSDQSRIKKSSTVYENDPRITQVGAFIRKTSIDELPQVFNILKGEMSFIGPRPPVPHYPKKYSDYNEFEKQRFSVKPGISGLAQIRCREIHDWDINIPIDVEYVNNYSFTYDAKLFFASFFTFFKHDNIYTKE, encoded by the coding sequence ATGTATAAATTAATTTTTAAACCGCTTATCGATTTTTTCCTGGCACTGATTGCAGCTATTTTATTGATACCGGTTTTTATAGCAGTTGGTATAGCCATAAAACTCGAATCGAAAGGACCGGCCGTATTTAAACAAGCCCGTTTGGGCAAAAACGGTAAAATATTTACGGTATATAAGTTTAGGTCGATGGTGAGCGATCAAAGCCGGATAAAAAAAAGCAGTACGGTTTACGAAAACGATCCCAGAATTACACAGGTGGGTGCTTTTATACGCAAAACCAGTATAGACGAATTGCCACAGGTGTTTAATATTCTGAAAGGGGAAATGAGTTTTATCGGCCCCAGACCTCCGGTGCCACATTATCCTAAAAAATACAGTGATTACAACGAATTTGAAAAACAACGTTTTAGCGTTAAGCCCGGAATTAGTGGCCTGGCACAAATACGATGTCGCGAAATTCACGATTGGGACATTAACATACCCATTGATGTGGAATATGTAAATAACTATTCGTTTACCTACGATGCCAAACTGTTTTTTGCCTCTTTTTTTACATTTTTTAAACACGATAATATTTATACGAAAGAGTAA
- a CDS encoding PIG-L deacetylase family protein: protein MKKNILILAPHPDDEVLGCGGFIKKKSQQGHRVYVLVATRGSAKRYSEERVANVRREALDAHALLGVSETVFLDFPAPDLDLVSKADMSGEIAHVLKKFEIEELFLPHRGDIHHDHQAVFNAGLVAARPVHGNTVKRIYAYETLSETEWAAPFAADVFIPNYFEEVSDTFAAKLEAMKLFKSQLREFPNSRSLQAIEALAKFRGCTVGFDRAEAFMVIRVIES from the coding sequence ATGAAAAAGAACATACTGATCTTAGCCCCACACCCCGATGATGAAGTGTTGGGCTGTGGGGGATTCATTAAAAAGAAATCGCAACAAGGGCATCGTGTTTACGTGCTGGTGGCTACACGCGGATCGGCAAAACGTTATAGTGAAGAACGTGTGGCCAATGTGCGCAGGGAAGCCCTGGATGCACATGCACTGCTGGGTGTAAGCGAAACCGTTTTTTTGGATTTTCCGGCTCCCGATCTCGATCTGGTGTCAAAGGCCGATATGTCGGGCGAGATAGCCCATGTGTTGAAGAAGTTTGAGATAGAAGAATTATTTTTACCCCACCGGGGCGACATACACCACGACCATCAGGCTGTTTTTAACGCCGGTCTGGTTGCTGCACGGCCTGTGCACGGCAACACAGTGAAGCGTATTTATGCCTACGAAACGCTCTCCGAAACTGAATGGGCAGCTCCCTTTGCGGCTGATGTTTTTATACCTAATTATTTTGAGGAGGTTAGCGATACTTTTGCAGCTAAATTAGAAGCTATGAAGTTGTTTAAAAGCCAGCTTCGCGAATTTCCAAACTCCCGCTCGCTTCAAGCCATAGAGGCCTTGGCCAAATTTCGAGGGTGCACGGTTGGCTTCGATCGTGCCGAAGCTTTTATGGTTATTCGCGTAATAGAAAGTTGA
- a CDS encoding acyl carrier protein, with product MKDKFITALAEALEMDESDVKMADKFRDYESYDSLAELSVLAMLDSDFEVEIEMDEYNKYQTVEELYKRISTK from the coding sequence ATGAAAGATAAATTTATTACAGCCCTGGCTGAAGCATTAGAAATGGACGAGTCGGACGTAAAAATGGCCGATAAATTCAGAGATTACGAAAGTTACGATTCCTTAGCCGAACTGTCGGTGCTGGCAATGCTCGATTCGGATTTTGAGGTCGAAATTGAAATGGACGAATACAACAAATACCAAACTGTTGAGGAGCTTTATAAACGTATTTCTACTAAATAG
- a CDS encoding WbqC family protein yields MNQKTIAIHQPNYLPWLGYFYKIYQSDVFVLLDDVQFSNKGMHNYTYLKTSNGPFRLKYPVNQNFGDQIKQVSSKDQINWKKKHLDTVAVNYKKAPNFEEVFEDYKIILEQQYKDIVDLNAAFILFYTKKMGIDTEFVRSSELNIASTRTEKIIDICKALDGTVYYSGTGAKAYQTSEDFDSQGIELRYSQFNPVEYPQLWDGFQSNVSALDYFMNCGYDFKTIRDKQEQK; encoded by the coding sequence ATGAACCAAAAAACAATAGCCATTCATCAGCCCAATTACCTGCCTTGGTTGGGTTATTTTTATAAGATCTATCAATCCGATGTGTTTGTATTGTTAGATGACGTGCAGTTTTCAAACAAAGGAATGCACAATTACACCTACCTAAAAACATCCAACGGGCCGTTCCGGCTAAAGTACCCTGTAAATCAGAATTTTGGTGACCAAATAAAGCAAGTATCATCAAAAGATCAAATCAATTGGAAAAAGAAACATCTCGACACGGTAGCTGTTAACTATAAAAAAGCACCCAATTTTGAAGAGGTGTTTGAAGATTATAAAATAATATTAGAACAGCAATACAAGGATATAGTGGACTTAAATGCTGCTTTTATTTTATTTTACACAAAAAAAATGGGTATCGATACCGAGTTTGTGCGCTCCTCGGAGCTAAATATTGCATCGACTCGAACGGAAAAAATAATTGATATTTGTAAGGCATTGGACGGTACGGTGTATTATTCCGGCACAGGAGCTAAAGCTTATCAAACCAGTGAGGATTTTGATTCGCAGGGAATCGAATTGAGATACTCCCAATTTAACCCGGTGGAATATCCCCAGCTCTGGGATGGATTTCAATCCAATGTATCGGCATTGGATTATTTTATGAATTGTGGCTACGATTTTAAAACCATACGCGATAAACAGGAACAGAAATGA
- a CDS encoding MBOAT family O-acyltransferase gives MLFNTIDFAVFLPVVFLLYWFVVNKNLRNQNLLIVVASYVFYGWWDWRFLSLIIFSTLVDFSVGRRLAVEENKANRKWLLWTSILVNLGFLGFFKYYNFFLDNFITAFSFFGKEIQANSLNIILPVGISFYTFQTLSYTIDVYKRKLQATNDLVAFSAFVSFFPQLVAGPIERATQLLPQFYSKRNFDYAKAADGMRQILWGLFKKVVVADNCAELANQIFNNSADYSGSTLFLGALFFTFQIYGDFSGYSDIAIGTARLFGFNLMQNFNFPYFSRDIAEFWRRWHISLSTWFRDYLYIPLGGSRGGTWMKVRNTFIIFVVSGFWHGANWTFIIWGALNAIYFLPLLLTKKNRSNIDIVAKGKHLPNLRDFFSMMVTFLLTVLAWIFFRADNVGHALNYITTVLSASLFTMPHLFDVYSTLIVGFMVMVLVIVEWLGREGEYGIANLFTGWSRPLRWSVYLTIISVIFLLGGKEQEFIYFQF, from the coding sequence ATGCTTTTTAACACCATTGACTTTGCTGTATTTTTACCAGTTGTTTTTTTATTGTATTGGTTTGTTGTCAATAAAAATTTAAGAAATCAAAACCTTTTGATTGTTGTGGCCAGCTATGTATTTTACGGTTGGTGGGATTGGCGGTTTTTGTCTTTAATTATATTTAGCACCCTTGTTGATTTTTCCGTTGGTAGAAGGCTCGCCGTTGAAGAAAATAAAGCTAATCGGAAATGGCTGTTGTGGACTAGTATTTTAGTAAACCTGGGATTTCTCGGCTTTTTTAAATACTACAATTTCTTCCTCGATAACTTTATTACCGCATTTTCGTTCTTCGGAAAAGAGATACAGGCCAATTCGCTGAATATTATCTTGCCCGTAGGCATTAGTTTTTATACCTTCCAAACCCTTAGCTACACCATTGATGTGTATAAACGTAAATTGCAAGCCACGAATGATCTTGTAGCTTTTTCGGCCTTTGTGAGCTTTTTTCCGCAGTTGGTGGCCGGGCCAATTGAAAGGGCAACGCAGCTGCTGCCGCAGTTTTACAGCAAGCGAAACTTTGATTATGCCAAGGCGGCCGATGGAATGCGGCAAATCTTGTGGGGCTTGTTTAAGAAGGTGGTGGTGGCCGATAACTGTGCCGAGTTGGCTAATCAAATATTTAATAACTCTGCCGACTATTCTGGCAGTACCCTCTTTTTGGGTGCATTGTTTTTTACATTTCAAATTTATGGCGACTTTTCGGGTTACTCGGATATCGCCATCGGCACTGCACGACTTTTTGGTTTTAACCTGATGCAAAATTTTAATTTTCCGTATTTTTCACGTGATATAGCTGAGTTTTGGCGACGCTGGCACATATCGCTATCTACTTGGTTTCGAGATTATTTATATATTCCACTCGGGGGGAGTCGTGGCGGTACCTGGATGAAAGTACGAAATACCTTTATTATATTTGTGGTGAGCGGGTTTTGGCATGGTGCCAACTGGACTTTTATTATTTGGGGTGCATTAAATGCCATCTATTTTTTGCCACTTTTGCTAACAAAAAAGAACAGAAGCAATATAGACATTGTTGCTAAAGGTAAGCACCTACCTAATTTAAGGGATTTTTTTAGTATGATGGTAACTTTTCTACTCACCGTGCTGGCTTGGATTTTCTTTAGGGCCGACAATGTGGGGCATGCTTTAAATTATATTACAACAGTTTTATCCGCATCCCTTTTTACAATGCCCCACTTGTTTGATGTATATTCAACCCTAATTGTTGGTTTTATGGTTATGGTTTTAGTGATTGTAGAATGGCTCGGTCGCGAAGGGGAGTATGGTATAGCTAATTTATTTACAGGTTGGAGTCGTCCCTTGCGTTGGAGTGTTTACTTAACTATTATATCAGTTATATTCCTGTTGGGTGGCAAGGAGCAGGAATTTATTTATTTTCAATTTTAA
- a CDS encoding DegT/DnrJ/EryC1/StrS family aminotransferase → MNTQYKRVYLSSPHMSGHEQKYIQQAFEQNWIAPLGPNVNAFEDTLAAYCGVKHAAALSSGTAALHLALIMLGLEADDEVLVSTFTFSATVNPIVYQGAKPVFIDSETDTWNMDPVLLEQALEERKASHVLHKVKAIIVVHLYGMPAKMDQIMELANRYGVPVIEDAAEALGSKYKGKPLGSFGKMSILSFNGNKIITTSGGGALLCNEEAYAIKARFLATQARDQAPHYQHSQIGYNYRMSNVLAGIGRGQMEVIDERVEKRIENFNFYKSGLAHIKALSFPELPNEQFFSNRWLSTSVIDSEQTGITYLQVQEALEQHNIETRPLWKPMHLQPIFKKYKAYLNNTSETLFATGICLPSGSNLSNDDRNRVLELIAQCFLK, encoded by the coding sequence ATGAATACACAATATAAAAGAGTTTATCTGTCAAGTCCTCATATGTCGGGGCACGAACAAAAATATATACAGCAAGCTTTTGAACAAAACTGGATTGCGCCCTTGGGGCCCAACGTAAATGCTTTTGAGGACACCCTGGCCGCTTATTGTGGCGTAAAGCATGCTGCTGCCCTTAGTTCCGGTACTGCAGCCCTGCACCTGGCATTAATTATGCTTGGCCTTGAAGCGGATGATGAGGTGCTGGTATCCACTTTTACCTTTTCGGCTACAGTAAATCCAATTGTTTATCAGGGAGCTAAGCCGGTATTTATCGATAGTGAAACGGATACCTGGAACATGGATCCGGTACTATTAGAACAAGCCTTAGAAGAACGAAAAGCAAGCCATGTTTTGCACAAAGTAAAAGCTATTATTGTGGTTCATTTGTATGGTATGCCAGCAAAAATGGATCAAATTATGGAGCTGGCCAATCGTTACGGTGTGCCAGTAATTGAAGATGCTGCCGAAGCTTTGGGGAGTAAATACAAGGGCAAACCTTTAGGCTCATTTGGTAAAATGAGTATTTTGTCGTTCAATGGGAATAAAATCATCACCACTTCGGGTGGTGGTGCCTTATTGTGTAATGAGGAAGCCTATGCTATAAAAGCGCGATTCCTGGCTACTCAGGCTCGCGACCAGGCTCCGCATTATCAGCACAGCCAAATTGGCTACAACTACCGCATGAGTAATGTGCTGGCCGGGATTGGTAGAGGGCAGATGGAAGTAATTGACGAAAGAGTTGAAAAGAGAATTGAAAATTTTAATTTCTATAAATCTGGCCTGGCTCATATAAAAGCTTTGAGTTTTCCAGAGTTACCCAACGAGCAATTTTTCTCCAACCGCTGGTTAAGCACTTCGGTTATCGATTCCGAACAAACCGGGATTACCTACTTGCAGGTGCAGGAAGCTCTCGAACAACATAATATTGAAACACGCCCCTTGTGGAAACCGATGCACCTGCAGCCCATATTTAAAAAGTACAAAGCATACCTCAATAATACCTCTGAGACCCTTTTTGCAACCGGAATTTGCCTTCCATCAGGCTCTAACCTTTCAAATGATGACCGAAACAGAGTGCTTGAGTTGATAGCCCAATGCTTTTTAAAATAA
- a CDS encoding SDR family NAD(P)-dependent oxidoreductase — protein sequence MPENPFNLNNKVIIITGASSGIGRQCAISCSAMGARVMLFGRDAQRLDETLQAMVDVSKHETFAVDLCEYKQTASIVKDISTRIGRISGLINCAGISTTLPINAVSADKMEAFFKTNVLAGINLSKQVVAASNFSQQGGSVIFISSVMGVVGAKGKTLYSMTKGALISATKSLAVELAAKHIRVNAVSPGVVHTPMSKSAIYSRNKEALDVVTKQHPLGLGKPEDVANACMFLLSDASRWITGTNLVVDGGYLAK from the coding sequence ATGCCTGAAAATCCGTTTAACCTAAACAATAAAGTAATCATCATAACCGGTGCCTCATCCGGCATTGGAAGGCAATGTGCGATATCCTGCAGCGCAATGGGTGCCAGGGTGATGTTGTTCGGGAGGGATGCCCAGCGCCTGGACGAAACATTGCAGGCCATGGTAGATGTCAGTAAACACGAAACCTTTGCCGTGGATCTATGCGAGTACAAGCAAACGGCAAGCATCGTAAAAGATATCAGTACACGGATAGGTCGTATAAGTGGCCTTATCAATTGTGCCGGCATATCTACCACACTGCCCATAAATGCTGTTTCGGCCGATAAGATGGAAGCTTTTTTTAAAACCAATGTACTGGCCGGTATAAACCTAAGCAAGCAGGTGGTTGCTGCCTCCAACTTCTCGCAACAGGGAGGCAGTGTTATTTTTATTAGTTCGGTGATGGGTGTGGTTGGTGCCAAAGGAAAAACATTGTATTCCATGACCAAAGGTGCACTGATTTCTGCCACCAAATCATTGGCGGTGGAGCTGGCTGCTAAGCATATTAGGGTTAACGCCGTGTCGCCAGGTGTAGTGCATACCCCTATGTCAAAATCAGCTATTTATTCCCGAAATAAAGAAGCCCTCGACGTTGTTACAAAGCAACATCCTTTGGGCTTAGGCAAACCCGAAGATGTGGCCAATGCCTGCATGTTTCTCTTGTCCGATGCTTCGCGCTGGATTACCGGTACCAACTTGGTGGTAGACGGAGGCTACCTGGCTAAATAA
- a CDS encoding acetyltransferase has protein sequence MTELIIIGAGGHAAELNEYINYAPCQSEAQQIKIKGFLDDNAKSYEAYQFTAPYLGSINEHIIAKDTCYLMAIANLKYRRPIIERFLAKGAKFISFIHKTALVSPSAVIGEGSIIGPNVNLGPNVKIGEFNLINSRCSLGHDTRVGNFNFISPNVCFSGFTTIGHENLFGINSVTIPQITIGNNNKIAAGMVIDQNVKDDSTVFYRFKEKVIAVPKK, from the coding sequence ATGACAGAGCTTATCATTATTGGAGCAGGAGGACATGCTGCCGAGTTAAACGAATACATAAATTATGCACCCTGCCAATCGGAAGCACAACAAATTAAAATCAAAGGTTTTTTAGATGATAATGCCAAAAGTTATGAAGCCTATCAGTTTACAGCTCCTTATTTGGGTAGTATAAATGAGCATATAATAGCCAAAGATACTTGTTATTTAATGGCTATTGCCAACCTAAAATACCGAAGACCTATTATTGAGCGTTTTTTGGCAAAAGGTGCTAAATTCATCTCCTTCATACATAAAACCGCTCTTGTATCGCCGTCGGCAGTTATTGGTGAAGGATCGATCATTGGCCCCAATGTAAACCTTGGCCCTAATGTGAAAATTGGGGAGTTCAATCTGATTAATTCCCGATGCAGCCTGGGACACGACACCCGGGTAGGCAACTTTAATTTTATCAGTCCTAATGTGTGTTTCTCCGGATTTACCACTATCGGCCACGAAAATTTGTTCGGAATAAATAGTGTTACCATACCTCAAATAACTATCGGTAACAACAATAAGATAGCTGCGGGTATGGTTATAGATCAAAACGTAAAAGACGATAGCACCGTGTTTTATCGTTTTAAGGAAAAAGTAATTGCTGTACCTAAAAAATGA